From Brassica oleracea var. oleracea cultivar TO1000 chromosome C3, BOL, whole genome shotgun sequence, a single genomic window includes:
- the LOC106331058 gene encoding circumsporozoite protein-like codes for MVDGVSDGVIGRGTDGICGGKIDGDLGEKIGECTGGVCDGGTEGRTGRISSVGVGVMINGGSWGDMVGDVWGGVCDGVIGGLTDGVFGGGTGGVSGGVIGSIDGVNGGGVGEVCGGVCGGVVGDGLFGGNVGGRMLGGVCSGGAPGVIGEV; via the coding sequence ATGGTTGATGGAGTTTCTGATGGTGTAATTGGAAGAGGCACTGATGGAATCTGTGGTGGTAAGATTGATGGAGATTTAGGTGAAAAAATTGGAGAATGCACTGGCGGAGTCTGTGATGGTGGAACTGAAGGACGCACTGGTAGAATCTCCTCCGTAGGCGTTGGCGTGATGATTAATGGAGGAAGCTGGGGTGATATGGTTGGAGATGTTTGGGGTGGAGTCTGCGATGGTGTGATTGGAGGACTTACTGATGGAGTCTTCGGTGGTGGGACTGGAGGAGTCTCCGGTGGTGTGATTGGAAGTATTGATGGAGTCAATGGTGGTGGAGTTGGAGAAGTTTGCGGTGGAGTCTGTGGTGGTGTGGTTGGTGATGGATTGTTTGGTGGAAACGTTGGCGGTAGGATGCTTGGTGGTGTCTGCAGTGGGGGAGCCCCTGGTGTTATTGGTGAAGTTTGA
- the LOC106331057 gene encoding glycine-rich cell wall structural protein 1-like produces MGSSTPKTSSSASSTSLSSSPAMKLASESPSPAIHKAFSFPTPLVHNPPARKGGGVCGGGGGGWKFRGGEGSGGVFGGLTGGVCGGVVGGVWGGLCGGVCGGVNGRGTEGGWEFGGGDGGVCGGGGGGWKFRGGEEGCGVFGGGASGVCGDVVGGV; encoded by the exons ATGGGTTCTTCTACTCCAAAAACCTCTTCTTCAGCTTCTTCTACTTCTCTCTCTTCTTCCCCGGCGATGAAGCTCGCCTCTGAGTCCCCATCTCCAGCGATCCACAAAGCGTTCTCTTTTCCGACGCCGTTGGTTCACAATCCTCCGGCTAGAAAAG GTGGAGGAGTCTGCGGTGGGGGCGGTGGTGGTTGGAAATTTAGAGGAGGAGAAGGAAGTGGTGGTGTGTTTGGAGGACTCACTGGTGGAGTCTGTGGTGGTGTGGTTGGCGGAGTTTGGGGTGGACTTTGTGGCGGCGTCTGTGGTGGTGTAAATGGAAGAGGCACTGAGGGTGGTTGGGAGTTTGGGGGAGGAGACGGAGGAGTCTGCGGTGGGGGAGGTGGTGGTTGGAAATTTAGAGGAGGAGAAGAAGGTTGTGGTGTGTTTGGAGGAGGCGCTAGTGGAGTTTGTGGTGATGTGGTTGGTGGAGTTTGA